The genome window GCTTCTAAGTGGATTCTCCTACACAACACTGATGAAAATAATAAGGCAGACCTGCAGGTGAAGTTAAATAAGATAAGGAAAGTGATTACACAAAGTGTTTCCAGGGTTCAAGAACTGTAAGTCTCATTCCCAAATCGTGGGACAGTGGAACATGTTCTGGGCGTGCACATACAGCTGGCAAAAACAGCCTGGATTTTACACGCAGCCTCTTTTCAGCATGCATCAGAGACTAATTATAGCTATTAGGCTGGGATAGGAGAGATAAGAGCCCGAGACGAAGGGACCAGACAAAATGCCCTTCGCCACCTTGGGTTTCTGTCTGCTGCCCACTTCTGGGCTAATTACCATGCTGTCCAGGACAGCACTCTCTCGCCTCTGGCTGGCCCCTGTGCACTGGGATTTCTCTCAAGCCAGCTTTAAAGATGCATCCAGAAATCTCTGCCCCAAACATGCTTTCAGATTTGCTGCCATCACAGCCCTTATTTCACCAAACTAAAAGAACAGAGGATTCCATAAGCCAAAGTGCACACAGCCACATTCTTCAGAGAATGGAAGCATTAGATGGCAGAAGAAAGGCAAATTATTAATAGGGCTTCAGGTAAGACTTTTGTTGGAAAGGGGAGGATCTGTCTGGCGGTCTGTGCATTGCCTTTATTTTAGGAAGCAGAAACCGTGGTGGGTTAAAGGTAATGCCTTCATAGAGTTGCTCCTTGTGCTCCCAATGGTCTGACGATTAcatgtcttttttaattttttatttgttttatttatcatactttaagttctggattacatgtgcagaatgtgcaggtttgttacataggtatacacatgccatggtggtttgttgcatccatcaacccgtcacctacattaggtatttctcctaatgctatccctcccctagccccctaccctccaacaggccctggtgtatgatgttcccctccctgtccatatgttcttgttgttcaactcccacttatgagtgagaacatgtggtgtttggttttctgatcttgtgatagttggttgagaatgatggtttccagcttcatccaagtccctgcaaaggacatgaactcatcctttttttatggctgcatagtattccatggtatatatgtgccacattttcttaatccagtctatcattgatggatatttgggttggttccaagtctttgctattgtgaatagtgccacaatgaacatacgtgtgcatgtgtctttatcatacaatgatttataatcctttgggtatatacccagtaatgggatggctgggtcaaatggtatttccagttctagatccttgaggaatcaccatactgtcttctacaatgattgaactaatttgcactcccaacagtgtaaaagcgttcctatttctccacatcctgtccagcgtctgttgtttcctgactttttaatgatcgccattctaactggtgtgaggtggtatctccttgtggttttgatttgcatttctctaatggccagtgatgatgagcatttttcatgtgtccattggctgcataaatgtcttcttttcagaagtgtctgctcatatcgtTTGCCctttttttgatggggttgtttgtttttttcttgtaaatttgtttaagttctttgtagattctggatattagccctttgtcagatggatagattgcaaaaatgttctcccattctgtaggttgcctcttcgcTCTGATGATAGTAcctgtccttttttaaaattttaattcctaaAATCTTTGGGTGGTTTTAGACCCATAGACATCAGTCCCTGGGATCAGAGAAAGTATTCGAGCAGATCTCATTGGCGACTAAGAATAAAAGTATTTGCTTCCCTTGAATATGAAGAAATCACTCAGTGTTTTAGACCAAGCAAGTGAACACAGATCAGCCAGGGGATGTTGAGTAAGGACGCAAATTCCACTCAAATGTTGCCTTTCCCAAATGCATATCCTACAGTACAGCCTTTGCCAGGGACAGCATGAAACCTACACTGGGAGTTGAGTCACCCCAGCCAGCATCTCGGGCCTTTGGCAAACaacaaaatactctttttttttttttttttgccaattggTCCAATACCCTCCTTCTGTGACCTCCATCTCCAGTCACCCCACAGAGAGGCCCTTCTACCTCCCAGACTACTCTTCAGGGTCTCGTCAGCTTCCAGTGCCACTCGGGCTAGAGACAGCACCACTGAGACCACCCTCCAACTGTCCAGGCTGGGCCCCCATTCCCCAGCGCCTGCAGCCACGCTTGCTACAGGCAGGCTGATCAGCCATCTCTGTTTGCCCAGGACTAAGGAGGCTCCCTGGATGCAGGACTCTCAGTGCTAGAACCAGGTAGGTCCTGGGCAAACTGGGTTGAACTGATCACTCTAAATTTGCAGACTCtactgttgtttttttaaatggtggTAAACTATGCATAATATAACATgtaccattttaacaattttatacGTACAGTTCactaagtatattcacattgctgtgcagccgtcaccaccatccatctccagaacttcatCCTCCCAAATGGAAACTCTGTGCTCactaaacactaactccccatccCCTCTCCCTAGCCCCTGGCACCACTGTCCTGCTTTCCATCACTATGCACTGGACCACGCTCGGAACCTCTTCTAAGTGGAATCCTACAGTATTTGGCCTTTAGTGTCTGGCtgattcacttagcataatgtcctcaagcttCATCCATATTACAGCACGTGCCAGATTgtcttccttttcaaggctgaataatattccactttaCAGATAGACCACATTGCGTGGATCCATTCATCCGTGGAGGGCACTGGGTTGGTTCTGCCTATTCACGATTGtgaacatggatgtacaaatGCTGGTTCTAGCTTTTGCCTTCTTTTGTTTGGGGTGTGTACCTGGAGTGGCATTGccaggtcatatggtaattctgtttaactttCCAGGACCCGCCATGCTGTTTCCCACACCTTTCCTACAGCTTTTTTTATTCCACCCAGCTCCAAGGTAGGAGTCAGCTCTTCTGACTCCCCAGGAAAATCCCCAGGTCCAGAGAGACCCCCCAGCAAACCACTGGCTTGATGCATTGGACTTTAATATGACCTGAATGTCCTCAGCTGACCTTCCCCTTGCATTTTTCCTCTCTGGGCCCTTCTTCCAGGGCCTCCTTGCCCGTCTCCTCCAGCCCCCTTGCCACACCCTCCCCTCACCAAGTAAAGCTTGGAAGTAAGGAAATCTCTGTCCTCTTCCAGAGCCATTTAATTACTGTCTTTAGTGACTTAATCCTGCCCTCGGGGCTTTGCCTTCTACCTTGAGAAACAACTGGCTCACTGTCTCTTTTTTAATTggtctttaaaatgttttcaaaaagacTTTATTGAGATAAACtttacataccatacaattcacccgtttgaagtgtgcaattcagtggtttttcgtgttttcagagttgtgcaaccatcatcacgtataattttagaacatttcaacACTTcacccaggtgcggtggctcacatcttaATGAGCATTCTTGTCTGcctcaaaaaaccaaacatcTGTAGCACAGATCACAAGCACAGCTGTTTCAAAGGGGCCACGTGTGGCTGCCGCCCGTCACTTCTTCCAACCCTGGTGGGGACACCCTGTCACCACAGTGCTCTGACAGCCCCCGACCAATGACATCTCTTCCCTTTCAACAAGTTCTGTGCCCTAATTATGgggttgctgggattacaggctgcatCTCTGAGAATTCAGCAAGTGCTTTTGTTCTCAGACAGACACCAGGCCATGCTGGGAGCGGGGACTGGAAATCGGCACATCCTACGGTAGAGCCTTTGCCAGGGACGGCATGAAACCCACACTGAGAGTTGAGCCACCTTGGCCAGCTTCTCAGGCTCTTTAATGAGGGCTTAAAACTGGGAGGTCCTCGCCGGGTTCCATGTTCTGTGCCATGGCCTGGAGAGAAAGGACTTAAGTGATGGAGCACCTCTTCCTTTGATTTGGCCAGCATGGTTCATATTTTCTGGCATGCTATTTGTTGTCGAATTTCATTCTCATTGTCCTTGGAAGAGGTGAGAAGAGGCCTTATCTCTtttctacagatgaggacacagaagTTCCAGGTGGCAGTGAGTGAGGAGTGGAGCTCAGCTTGAACCTGGGTTCTAACCCAGGGCTGTGGATGTCCCCTTTCTGCCACCCCTGGGCCCAGCTCACCCTCTGAGCAGACAAGAGCCCCGGAGAGTCCTCCCGCTCTGGGTACTGATGGGCCCAAGTGTGGTCCAGATGCCACCATTCATAGGCTGGCTGACCCTGAGCAGTTCCTTAACTTCGCTGAgacagtttccttgtctgtaagaCAGACTGAAATCATACCTGCCATCTAGAGTTGTGGGAAAACATGATGGAACAATCTGTGTCGAACGTGTGCGGCCACAGCCAGGGCTGTGTTGTCATCCCCGCCTCCAAGGGGCCCCTTGGCAGAGCTTGAAGGGAAAACAGGAGGAGGGACTCCAGCCCCCGCTCAGACCTGCTCTCCTGAACTGGCACAGCCCTCTGTGCCTTCCCTGGCAACCGCCATCCTACCGACTAACTCCACACAGGACCAGCAAagacatatgttcattgcaaatcTCTAAAAAGATTAATTTATAAAAAGCTTCTTAGTCATCAGAAACCAGAGGCCGttatgctaagcgaaataagccagtcataaagGACGAATACCGTGTGATTCTACTTCTGTGAGGTTCTTAGAGTAGTCATAtttatacagacagaaagtagaagggtgggtgccaggggctggaggagggggatgatggggagttagtgtttgaTGGGTGCAGTTTCTgtttggaaagatgaaaagagcTCTGGAGATGGATGGAGGTTGCGCAATAACGTGAGTGTACTTAATCGCCACcaagctgtacacttaaaaatggttaagatgataacTTCTATGTTGTATGGATTTTATcacaactagaaaaaaattctggaaacaaATTAAGCCTCTTAGTCCTGCACACTTTGCTCAGATTTCTTCAGAGGCTGTGGGAACTCGTGTGGATTTGGTTCAATTACAGCACAGTGACCTCTTAATCGGGGCTCAAGTTAGTGTTTAAGGTGCAAAGTCACCTTTGCAAAATGCCTGTGTGGCCCAGGGATCAGCCAAGCGTGGGCCCAGCACAGCCAGAGCTCCCACAGCCCGGGAACAAACCCTGTTCTTTGGGGCAGGAGAGGGATTTGTTGATTTGTGTGCAGAGGTCCCAACACAGTGTATATTGTGAGCATCTAAATGTTAGAACCCACAGTGCATCCTAGCGAGATGCTCACACTATGAGACGCCCTTAGAACCAAAGCCCACTGAGGAAGTTGCGATTCCCAGCCCCCTCCTCGTGTTCTCTCAGGGCCCAAGCAGGGAGACTGGCTGGAATCACCATCCCTATTGAAGCTGcagcttgctttctcttttcaccCTTACACAGAATTGAATGCATCTGCACAGCAGGGGCGTGCAAGGCAACGCCATCCAGGCGGCCTTTGTCCAGTCCATGGAAACTGACACAGGCCTTACCGTCAGCCCTTTTTCTAGCTGCCTCTGATGGGTCTTAAAGCCTAGATTGTTCTCTGACCTTTGACCAGAACTGTCAGCCACAGAAAAACAGCCCCTTCCTTCCTGCTGCCCCACAGAGATGTGTCCACCACAGCCTGCATCTCACAGTCTTAGACACCTGGCCACACCCCAAATTCCCCGACTTTAAAGGATCTTTTCACACCAAAGATGCAATTCCTGGGGCCATAGCTCAAATCTAAGGCACAGGGTTCCTAGTTTTTCAAAAAGATCTATTGTCAAATTACAGAACACTCCAAAGAGAAGTGACAGATGACTGTATTTAGGCAATGGGTGTTCACAGACAGTATCCTTCAGGCAGGTTTGACCCCCATCTCCTTCAGAAGGGTTTAGGTAGCACCTAGCTCAGTTCCAGGCTCAGTTAGGGacaccataaaaaaaaatgaccagCCACCCTATCATCATTAATTGGTGCTATTCTAGATCAATAGAATTTAATTGGCAGTAAATTTGAGTTTATTCAATCCTTGAGGTCCAAGGATTGAAAAGTAAACTAATGAATGTGGCTATGAACTTTAATCCCAATTTTGCCATCAGATACCTTGCTGACTCCCAAGTAAGACTTTCTATCTTGATTTTTCTCATATctgaaaacaggagaaaagagaTCTGTACAAGTGcataaaaaatgagagaaagagaaaaaaagaacatagagATGCTCGCTGGCAAGGTCACTTCATTTTTCTACCCTGCAATGTGCTCTATTATAAACCTAACAGGGAGAAAGTGAGAACATTGCCTTCATTTGCATAACTGCAGGGCATCTCAGGGCTCATGTTTCTAAATCGGTTTGGCTCCAGGCACTAGGTAAATGGCACTGCCGAGCACGTCGAGCACGAGCACGTCGCAGAAATACTAAAACAATAACCACTTACAAGTACAGACAGAGGAAATAGTGAGAAGGATTCAGATCTCGAGTCAAGTAGGAGCAGTTGGCAACCTGTTTCAGTGACAAAGTGTTCTTACAGAAGGTGCTCTGCACTAAGCCAGTCCCTTTGTACCATGTCACAACTGAGAAGCCAGCCCTCTGAGCTCCAGCTAGCATCCTGACTGGTAAAATACGGACCCAGACTGTCCTGCTGGTACCTCAGGAGTGGCTGTGAGGCCCATCAGGCTTAAACATGTGGATGGTGTGAGAGGAAAATACATCTCAGGActccaaaatcactaagccaaagggaaaagtcacgctgggagctgcatcAGGCAAagctgcctcccattttatttctaaataagataACTGCAAAGATAAAacctacatacctccctcacaaatGACCCACAAGGAACTTCCCTGTTGGGCCCCCAGATCTGTACCCTAAAgcagttctgttgaatttcaccctggcaaAGGAAATTGACAGCTGATCTTCTCAGGTGTGAGACAAAGGCCAGAACTcggtcatccctctgctcacctgagacgAATGAATATCTGATTGCTTCACGTGCCCTGTGTTTATGTTATCTtctataaaaatgcagattccgtGAGCCAGACTAAGGCATAAGTGACTTTTCCTCTACTCTAAACACACAGGTAAATTGTGTATTCGGTGGATCAAAGACTGATCAACCAAAGGCTGATGAAAGACCCAAAAGGATGCaatcatttgtctcttatctacctacatctttaaaaaatttattcctcTTCCCCCAATATTCACTCcttcccctttaaatattaaggccctcaaaatcatctttgagGAAAGTTATAGACCTGCCTCCCAGGCAtgcgtccttaaccttggcaaaataaactttctaaattgttGATACCTGTCTCAGACACTTTTGGTTTACAGTGGGTTTGGGAAACTGGGAGTGTGAAGCCAGGTGAGAAATTATTATCACATCTCTTTGTTAACAGAAAAAACTCTGTACAAAAGAGGTCTATTCTGAGCCAATATAAGTGACCAGGGGCCAGGGAACAGTCTCATGAGGTCCTGAGAAAGCTTGCCCTAGGTGGTCCAGTTACAGTTTGCTTTTacacattttagagagacaggagTTACaagcaaagacataaatcaatacacagaaggtatacattggttcagCCTAAACAGGTGGGATATCTTGAAGGTGCTTGGAGGGTGGGGGTGCTTACAGGTCTTAAGTAGattcaaagatatttttattggCAGTtgattgaaagagttaagttttGTCTAAAGACTTGAAGTCCATAGAAAGAAATGCTTAAGACAAAGGAGGGTTGTGGAGGCCAAGGTTCTtcttatgtagatgaagcctccaggtagaaGCCTTTAGAGAAAATAGATGGTAAAAGTCTCTTTTCAGACCTTAAAATTGCCAGACTCTCATTTAATCTCTCCTAGATCTTGGAAAGGCCTAGAAAGGGAAGTCTTGATTGTATTAATGGAAATGCCCTACAGATGTAAATATCTCCCACAAGAgatggctttgcagggccatttcaaactatgtcaaagaaatatattttggggtaaaatatttgtattttcttcaggGTTTGCTATCTGTTATGTGATGCTATACCAGAGGcaggaatttggtatcttattgccacaaagagtctgttttgtcagtcttatgatATCTGTTTCAATGTTAATGCCGATCTGctgtgcctaaactccaaaagcAAGGTGGGTATAACAAAGCATGTCTGAACTCCATCCCATCACTGCTGGGAAATCAgttttcaggtttctctggggtcctcTTGATTAAGAGGGGGCTTGTTCAGTCAGTTGtgggggcttaggattttattttttgtttacacgTCAGTAGGAAACATCAAGTCAGTAAAAATATTAGGAACCTTCTACAAGGTCACTAAGCACTCAGCTGGCTCCATACACCATACTGCAGCTCGTCCTTGAGCAGCAGCAGAACTTAATTGTCAGTCATTTGGGTTCTGGAGTCCAGCTGTCCAGTTTCCTCAGCCCAGCTCAGCTGTGGATGAGCTTTGTGAGCTGACACAGCTAATTCCCTGGCTGTGCCTCTGCGTCCTCCTCTATAAGCTGCAGGTGATGATGGTGACGTCACTTCACAGGTTGTAGTGATGGTTAACTGTTGCATGTTAATAGATCCAAAGGGCTTAGAACTGTTTCATAATAAAACATCCAGTACCTAGGAACCAATTTTTGTTTGGCTGTTTCAAAGCTTTACTAAGAAATATTTCAGGCattctaaaatgtttaaagagTAATGTAACAACATGACACTCCCCAGCgtaagaaagaaaacatggccATCACAGTCAAAACCCCCATATACCTTTCCCAATCACAGTCCCTCCTTCCCACCTAGAGGCAACCATGCTCCAGAATTTGATAGCTGTCACCCTATGCTTTCCTTTATACTCTTCATCTGAATGCAACTCTAAACAATGAGAAGGCACTGGAAGTATCCTCAAGCCAGGACTAATATGCATGTCTTTCAGAAAGATTTAGATATAGCAACTAGCCTAGCACAAAGTATTGTTTTGCAAGTACACCTTCATTTGTCACCTTGCTTTCTGTGTCTTTTCACCTCCCTGAGCAGGGAAAGTGCTCGTATTTCTAGACGGACCAATTAATGATCTAAGACATTAGTCAGGGCCCTGCTTAACCAGTCTGTGCCTGTCAGGGACTCTGGAGCCACTCTCTGCTGACCCTGCCTGCTCCCCCTCCCTTCCAGACAGAGATGCGGCTTCAGGACCAGCAGCTGGCCAGACAGCTCATGCGCCTGCGCAGCGACATCAACAAGCTGAAAATCGAGCACACCTGCCGCCTCCACAGGAGGATGCTCAACGACGCCACCTACGAGCTGGAGGAGCGGGACGAGCTGGCCGATCTCTTCTGCGACTCCCCTCTtgcctcctccttcagcctctccACTCCACTCAAGCTTATTGGTGTGACCAAGATGAACATCAACTCTCGGAGGTTCTCTCTCTGCTGAGGAGCCCTCAGACTGGGCAGAGGGGCTGGAGCGGAGGGCTTGGGCTGGAGGGTGttggaggaagctgaggccaagTTACTCCAGTGGGTCTCCCAGAGGCAGGGGTCCCTGGGACTGGTGACTCAAGGGCCCCAGGACCTATTCAGTGGTGCTCTCCCAGGGGCCCTGCGTGTGGGTGCCAGTGTCTCTGTGACTGGCTCTTGCTTAATACCCAAAGAGCTCTGCAGAAGGGCCGCTCCAACCAGATGTTAAATGAGACCTGGGTTCCCACCATAATCCATCCCTCCATGGTCACGTTCCTGTTTCCTGGAATCACTGGTGCTATGAACTGGGATTCCCAAAGGGAGGCTACCCCACAAAGCTATCGTTCTTGCAGAAGGCTCTCCCGCAAGGGCCTTGGGGAAATTAGATGTGTCACATGTGCCTGTCTCACGTGCTGTTGCTGTCCTCTAAGTATCGTCTCAAATTCACCCTAAGTACATGACTCAGCAACATTGACAGGGACCTACTAGGAAAGGAAAATCGAAAGGCATGACAAATGGGCACTTGGAGATGCAGCCCCAATGGCTGGCAGCCAGTCTCTGGTGAGCCTGaggcccaggctgctgtcagTCTCCCACCCTGGCACTACGAGGCTGTGTAAATTGTAAATTCTGGCGTGTGCTGGGACATGTGATGGGGGCACTAGCGTAGCTTGGGTGCAACAAGCACAGATGTCCCCGTTGTCTCCCCTGGCCACATGCATCTCCAAAGAGCCTCTTCACTGCCACCCACACCCCAGGGTGACAGCCTAGGAGACCACTGGTGACTGAACCAGGCAGGTCCTGAATGCATTTCCCATAACTGAATTCTCCTGGAGGGGCGTGACCGGCGCCTCCTGGTGGATTCTGGTGGTGTCACCTTACTGCCCTCTCCGGAAAGACAATCGAGGGAGCCCAGAGGCCCATCCTGAGCCTCCTGTTAGATTTTGTGCCTGACCTAAACAACTAGTTTTCATCCAATAAGACTGTTACTGATGTGTTGTTCACTTGTTAATAACTGAGTTTTGTCCAAGCCACTTGTGTAGGTCAACTACAGTGTGTAGGATTTGATTTTAAGAGTTTATCCCTCACAACAGGCTTAAGGATCAGCAAGTTAAGACACCAGCAGGTTAGGGAGGTCAACCTGGGGTCATACCTCGGCCAGACTGGTAGAATCCTAAGATCAGAAGTGTTTCTGACCTTTGACGTCATCTAGTCGAGTCCTCTCATTAGTAAAGGAGCAAAGTGAAACCTGGGGGAGAAGGACTTCCCTCAGGTTGCACAGCTGTTTAGGCTGTAGAATATTGATGTGAAACCATTGTTGATAATGCCTAGTAGATCACATGTCAATGAACTTGAACCCCAAAGATGGTCTTGATGCTTTGCCAAACCCGCACACTGCCAACCCCTCTActctccacctcagcccccaccaCATCTCCCAGAGTATTGCAATTCAGAACATTTGGGTCAATGTGGAGCCAGGCATGGACAGTGGCCCCACAGGGCATGTGTCACTAATCACTGTCCCATGGTCTACGCACGGCGTCTGGCTGCTGTGTCTACTGTGACTTCTTCCTGTGTAATCTCAGTGGGGCCCGTGTCCACCCACGCATCATGACCCACATAGGGGACAGGTTCCTTTTCTTTTGTAGGCTGAGAGTAGGGCAATGCAAATGAAGGATCTCTAGTAGACAGAAAAGAACTTGatctcttttttataatttcaaagagCCAGAAGTTCTATGCTTCCTTCAAAGTAGGTAGAACAACACAGCCGAGATCTATTGTCTGCCGTGCTCCGTGCAATGAAGTCTGCAGGCCTGAGGACCATGCACTGCTGTCCTTCCTCAGAGCTCGGCACAAACACTGCCAAGTCCTGAAGAGGCATTCCTTTCCTGCCAGCCTCCTTCCAGATGAGCCCTTGAGGTCTCGGGCtgacctacacacacacacacccactcacgtGACAGAGAACACACCGTAAACATCCTTGAGCCCATGCAGGAAAGCCCATCCCATATTCTGAAAAAAATGCCAAattaggtttttctttcttttagagatcAGTCATTACAGTAACTGAAACCATTGGGTTCAACTAAAACGGAAAGATTTAGTTGAATATAGTCAATCCAATTAAGTTGGATGCAACTGAGTGATTTAGTTGCTCGGGTAACCCAGTGTTTGCTTGCTTTCTTCATTCTCTGGGAGGAAACTAAGATCAGACACATGTTTGGGGATAGGTTAAATGTCTGAGCTATTTTGCTCAGCTTATCCTAAGAGAACTTTATTATGGGATGAGGAGGTGACCCCAGATGAGAAGTAGAGGGGACAGCGATGTTTTCTAAGCATCGGCCAGTGTTGGCTGGCTTCCTTACTTTCCACAGTGAACACAACGAACCACATTCATTCAGCTTTGTGAAGTCCCTGCTCTCCGTGGGTCTCTGAGTCAGCAGCAACATTGGCCTAACCTCCGTCCCATCCTCCTGGCTCACCACATGTGTACAGTGCTGTTTGTAGTTGTACTCATTATCCATCCATCTCTCTGCATCCCCAAGCATCCCCGGGCATAAAACGTGAAGTCTCCACCAACGCTGCTGTGTGTGGTTGTGTCTGATGCCTTCAGGGGCTCAGTAGCCATCGCAGAGGCCTGGAGGGCCTAGGCAGGCTTGACAATGCCTGACCGAGTCCAAGACCCACTCCCTGTAGCAATACCAAGTGCTATTACATAATCGATGGacaatttatact of Macaca fascicularis isolate 582-1 chromosome 8, T2T-MFA8v1.1 contains these proteins:
- the FAM167A gene encoding protein FAM167A isoform X2; the encoded protein is MRLQDQQLARQLMRLRSDINKLKIEHTCRLHRRMLNDATYELEERDELADLFCDSPLASSFSLSTPLKLIGVTKMNINSRRFSLC